Proteins co-encoded in one Dendropsophus ebraccatus isolate aDenEbr1 chromosome 9, aDenEbr1.pat, whole genome shotgun sequence genomic window:
- the RALB gene encoding ras-related protein Ral-B: MAANKNKTQSSLVLHKVIMVGSGGVGKSALTLQFMYDEFVEDYEPTKADSYRKKVVLDGEEVQIDILDTAGQEDYAAIRDNYFRSGEGFLLVFSITEQESFTATSEFREQILRVKAEEDKIPLLVVGNKSDLEDRRQVAVDIARSKAEEWGVQYVETSAKTRANVDKVFFDLMREIRAKKMSENKDKNGKKSGKSKKSFKQRCCLL, translated from the exons atggccgccaacAAGAACAAAACTCAGAGTTCCCTGGTCctacacaaagtgattatggTCGGTAGTGGTGGAGTGGGCAAGTCTGCATTGACACTACAGTTCATGTATGATGAG TTTGTGGAGGATTATGAGCCCACCAAGGCCGACAGCTACAGGAAGAAAGTGGTGCTGGACGGAGAGGAGGTGCAGATAGATATACTGGACACAGCCGGCCAGGAGGACTACGCTGCCATACGTGACAACTACTTCCGTAGCGGAGAGGGCTTCCTGCTGGTGTTCTCCATCACAGAGCAAGAATCATTCACCGCCACCAGCGAGTTCAG GGAGCAGATCCTGCGTGTGAAGGCGGAAGAAGACAAGATCCCTCTTCTGGTTGTGGGCAACAAGTCTGACCTGGAGGACCGGAGGCAGGTTGCTGTGGACATTGCCCGGAGCAAGGCAGAAGAGTGGGGTGTGCAGTATGTGGAGACATCTGCCAAAACTAGAGCCAATGTAGACAAG GTGTTCTTTGACCTCATGCGAGAAATCCGGGCTAAGAAAATGTCCGAGAACAAAGACAAAAATGGGAAGAAAAGCGGCAAAAGCAAGAAGAGCTTCAAACAACGATGTTGTCTACTGTGA